Proteins from a genomic interval of Medicago truncatula cultivar Jemalong A17 chromosome 3, MtrunA17r5.0-ANR, whole genome shotgun sequence:
- the LOC11422299 gene encoding putative disease resistance RPP13-like protein 1 has product MADSLKETLLAISTSLKVLLDKLVEENIRSTKLDVSLLKNFKSTLLKLQVIVNYVEKKRITTTVRHWLDRLRYDAIEIVHLFNEINTEAHVLNVLPIHFKRSYLRKLIEKFEGWSSGEQLGKLGEWNGTPPSLSLLVDESPIQLVSLSASVKVLLNKIVSSQFVDNFHSTKLDVSLLEKLKTILLRVQALYHSDDFLWVQAKLFNDDFKTTRLDFQDDDVILTVLLWLDMLRSAVFEVGYLLEEINPQTLPCKVEAEYQTLTTPSQFSSSFKCFNGVTNSKLQKLIERLQFFSSRAQDQFSGSSSKSVWHQTPTSSIMDDESCIYGRDNDIKKLKHLLLSSDGDDGKIGIISIVGIEGIGKTTLAKVLYNDPDVKDKFELKVWSHVSKDFDDDLHVLETILDNLNINRNETSGVNIIYPKYLLVLDGVCDARSINWTLMMNITNVGETGSRIIITTQDEKVALSIQTFALPMRTFLSVHYLTPLESEDCWSLLAGHAFGEHNDQRQSNLEEIGREVANKCYGSPFAAVALGDILRTKLSPDYWNYVLQSDIRLLIDHDVRPFIQLNYHYLSTLLKNCFAYCSIFPKKSIIEKNLVVQLWIAEGLVESSINQEKVGEEYFDVLVSRSLLHQQSIGNEEQNFEMHTLVHDLATEVSSPHCINMGEHNLHDMIHKLSYNTGTYDSYDKFGQLYGLKDLRTFLALPLEERLPRCLLSNKVVHELLPTMKQLRVLSLTNYKSITEVPKSIGNLLYLRYLNLSHTKIEKLPSETCKLYNLQFLLLSGCKRLTELPEDMGKLVSLRRLDISDTALREMPTQIAKLENLETLSDFLVSKHTGGLMVGELGKYPLLNGKLSISQLQNVNNPFEAVQANMKMKERIDKLVLEWACGSTCSDSQIQSVVLEHLRPSTNLKSLTIKGYGGINFPNWLGDSLFTNMMYLRISNCGDCLWLPPLGQLGNLKELIIEGMQSIQIIGTEFYGSDSSPSFQPFPSLETLHFENMQEWEEWNLIGGMDKFPSLKTLSLSKCPKLRLGNIPDKFPSLTEPELRECPLSVQSIPSLDHVFSQLMMFPLNSLRQLTIDGFPSPMSFPTEGLPKTLKILTISNCVNLEFLPHEYLHKYTSLEELKISYSCNSMISFTLGVLPVLKSLFIEGCKNLKSILIAEDASQKSLSFLKSIKIWIVMNWSHFPQVDCPL; this is encoded by the coding sequence ATGGCAGATAGTCTGAAGGAAACACTCCTCGCAATCTCAACTTCTTTAAAGGTGTTGTTAGACAAGCTTGTTGAGGAAAACATCCGCAGCACGAAGCTTGACGTTTCACTCTtgaaaaatttcaagtcaacgCTGCTGAAACTTCAAGTTATAGTTAATTATGTTGAGAAGAAACGGATCACCACCACTGTACGGCATTGGCTGGATAGGCTGAGGTATGATGCCATAGAAATTGTCCATTTGTTTAACGAAATCAACACTGAGGCTCATGTGCTGAATGTTCTTCCTATTCATTTCAAACGCTCTTACTTGcgaaaattaattgaaaaatttgAAGGCTGGAGTTCTGGAGAACAGCTAGGTAAATTAGGTGAATGGAATGGAACTCCTCCTTCACTTTCTCTTCTGGTTGATGAATCTCCTATACAACTCGTCTCACTCTCAGCTTCTGTGAAGGTGTTGTTAAACAAGATTGTTTCTAGTCAGTTCGTCGACAACTTCCACAGCACTAAACTTGATGTTTCACTCTTGGAAAAGCTTAAGACAATACTGCTCAGGGTTCAAGCTTTATATCATAGCGATGATTTTCTGTGGGTTCAAGCTAAACTTTTTAACGATGATTTTAAGACAACACGGTTGGATTTTCAAGATGATGACGTGATACTTACTGTATTGCTTTGGCTGGATATGTTGAGAAGTGCTGTCTTTGAAGTTGGCTATTTGTTGGAGGAAATCAACCCTCAGACATTGCCTTGCAAAGTGGAAGCAGAGTATCAAACCCTAACTACTCCTTCtcagttttcttcttctttcaaatgCTTTAATGGAGTGACGAATTCTAAATTGCAAAAATTAATTGAAAGATTACAATTCTTTAGTTCACGAGCACAAGATCAATTTAGTGGTTCCAGTTCCAAAAGTGTTTGGCATCAAACTCCTACAAGTTCTATTATGGATGATGAATCTTGTATTTATGGAAGAGACAATGATATAAAGAAACTTAAACATCTTTTGTTGTCTAGTGACGGTGATGATGGTAAAATAGGAATTATTTCCATTGTGGGTATTGAAGGGATTGGTAAAACAACCCTTGCTAAGGTTCTTTACAATGATCCCGATGTTAAGGATAAATTTGAGTTAAAAGTGTGGTCACATGTTTCAAAAgactttgatgatgatttgcatgttttggaaacCATTCTTGATAACTTGAATATAAACAGAAATGAAACAAGTGGCGTAAATATCATTTACCCAAAATATTTGCTAGTATTGGATGGGGTATGTGATGCAAGATCTATCAATTGGACATTAATGATGAATATCACTAATGTTGGTGAAACAGGAAGTAGGATCATCATCACAACACAGGATGAAAAAGTTGCACTATCAATACAAACCTTTGCACTACCCATGCGAACCTTTCTTTCTGTCCACTACTTGACACCTTTGGAAAGTGAAGATTGCTGGTCTTTACTTGCCGGGCATGCATTTGGAGAACATAACGACCAACGCCAATCCAATCTAGAAGAAATTGGCAGAGAAGTTGCAAATAAATGTTATGGATCACCATTTGCTGCAGTAGCACTTGGGGATATTCTTCGCACCAAATTGTCCCCAGATTACTGGAATTATGTGCTACAAAGTGACATTCGGTTATTGATAGATCATGATGTTCGACCTTTTATACAACTGAACTATCACTATCTTTCGACTCTTTTAAAAAACTGCTTTGcatattgttcaatttttccgAAGAAGTCCATCATAGAAAAAAATTTGGTAGTTCAGTTGTGGATTGCAGAAGGCTTAGTAGAATCGTCCATAAACCAGGAAAAAGTTGGTGAAGAATACTTTGATGTACTAGTGTCAAGGTCATTGCTGCATCAACAATCTATTGGTAATGAGGAACAAAACTTTGAAATGCATACACTTGTCCATGATTTAGCTACAGAGGTTTCATCTCCACACTGCATCAATATGGGCGAACATAACTTACATGATATGATACATAAGCTATCATACAATACAGGTACATATGACTCATATGATAAATTTGGTCAATTGTATGGATTAAAAGATCTACGTACCTTTCTAGCATTACCATTAGAAGAACGATTGCCTCGTTGTTTGCTATCAAACAAGGTAGTACATGAGTTGCTGCCAACAATGAAACAATTGCGTGTGTTGTCTTTGACAAACTACAAAAGCATCACTGAGGTTCCCAAATCTATTGGAAATTTGTTATACCTGCGGTACTTAAATCTTTCTCACACTAAGATTGAAAAGTTGCCTAGTGAAACATGCAAGCTTTACAATCTGCAGTTCTTGTTGTTGTCAGGCTGTAAAAGGCTCACTGAATTGCCAGAGGACATGGGAAAATTGGTTAGTTTGCGCCGTCTTGACATTAGTGACACTGCATTGAGGGAGATGCCCACACAAATAGCCAAACTAGAAAATCTTGAAACTTTGTCTGACTTTCTTGTCAGCAAACATACTGGTGGATTGATGGTTGGAGAGCTAGGAAAGTATCCTCTTCTAAATGGAAAACTTTCCATCTCACAACTACAAAATGTCAATAACCCTTTTGAAGCAGTTCAAGCCAATATGAAGATGAAAGAACGAATAGACAAGTTAGTTTTAGAATGGGCTTGTGGTAGTACTTGTTCAGATTCACAAATTCAGAGTGTTGTACTTGAACATTTGCGACCCTCAACAAATTTGAAAAGTCTCACCATCAAAGGCTATGGGGGAATCAACTTTCCGAATTGGTTAGGTGATTCGTTATTTACCAACATGATGTATTTAAGGATCTCGAATTGTGGTGATTGTTTATGGCTTCCACCCCTTGGACAATTGGGTAATCTGAAAGAACTCATTATTGAAGGGATGCAATCCATACAGATAATTGGTACTGAGTTCTATGGAAGTGATAGTTCTCCTTCATTTCAACCATTTCCCTCCTTGGAGACTCTACATTTTGAGAATATGCAAGAGTGGGAAGAGTGGAACTTGATTGGAGGTATGGATAAGTTTCCTAGTCTAAAAACTTTGTCACTAAGTAAGTGTCCAAAACTGAGATTAGGAAACATACCTGACAAATTTCCTTCTTTAACTGAACCTGAGTTGAGAGAATGTCCTCTATCAGTGCAATCAATTCCATCATTAGATCATGTATTCAGCCAACTGATGATGTTCCCCTTGAATTCTCTGCGACAGTTGACCATAGACGGGTTTCCATCTCCGATGTCTTTCCCAACAGAAGGTCTCCCAAAAACCTTGAAAATTCTTACAATCAGTAACTGTGTGAATCTAGAGTTCCTTCCTCATGAATACTTGCACAAGTACACATCGCTTGAGGAATTGAAAATATCTTATAGTTGTAATTCAATGATATCATTTACTTTGGGTGTTCTCCCGGTCCTCAAGAGTCTGTTTATTGAAGGTTGTAAGAATCTGAAGTCGATATTAATTGCGGAAGACGCGTCGCAAAAGAGTCTCTCATTTCTTAAAAGCATCAAAATATGGATTGTAATGAACTGGAGTCATTTTCCACAGGTGGATTGCCCACTATAA